From the Carya illinoinensis cultivar Pawnee chromosome 4, C.illinoinensisPawnee_v1, whole genome shotgun sequence genome, one window contains:
- the LOC122308240 gene encoding protein PARTING DANCERS isoform X1 translates to MANLEATYIDSTAQNHSTLTNSGGGVCMMRTTWRDEQHPSFIDFISSFLSANSIRLNFVPIAPDFIFNCGGVSVAFIFLTNLDSKYLSPMFSRVQKLKGQFANLYVVIILPTKEQNDLFARSYFKYGMELGKPTFVPVQDLEMGFEKIVKIAHSRGVCKRQDAVTKLKVEKKHSVQRMDLFLKVVTSIPGLDNHDANALNQAIGSVEAIAKASKEYILENTDLSADKAEIISRFFRDPKFYLGPKINRSEKQLI, encoded by the exons ATGGCGAATTTGGAAGCAACCTATATAGATTCGACCGCTCAAAATCACTCAACTCTTACGAATTCAG GGGGTGGAGTGTGTATGATGAGAACCACATGGAGAGATGAACAACACCCATCTTTTATCGATTTTATCTCTTCCTTCCTCAGTGCTAACTCTATCCGTCTTAACTTCGTCCCAATTGCCCCG GACTTTATTTTCAATTGTGGAGGCGTTTCCGTGGCATTCATATTTCTCACGAACTTGGATTCCAAATACCTTTCACCAATGTTCAGCAG AGTTCAGAAACTGAAGGGGCAATTTGCAAATCTCTATGTTGTTATCATCCTCCCAACCAAGGAACAAAATGATTTGTTTGCTCGCTCTTACTTCAA ATATGGGATGGAGCTTGGTAAGCCAACCTTTGTGCCAGTACAAGACCTAGAGATGGGCTTTGAGAAGATTGTCAAGATAGCTCACTCACGTGGGG TATGCAAACGGCAGGATGCCGtaacaaaattaaaagttgag AAGAAACATTCTGTGCAGCGGATGGACTTATTTCTGAAAGTGGTCACATCCATACCAGGCCTTGACAATCATGATGCAAATGCG CTTAATCAAGCAATTGGCTCGGTTGAAGCAATAGCCAAGGCATCGAAGGAGTACATTCTGGAAAACACAGACCTTTCAGCTGACAAGGCAGAAATAATTTCTAGGTTTTTCAGGGATCCGAAGTTTTACCTTGGTCCCAAGATCAATAGATCAGAGAAACAGTTGATTTAA
- the LOC122308240 gene encoding protein PARTING DANCERS homolog isoform X2 produces the protein MANLEATYIDSTAQNHSTLTNSGGGVCMMRTTWRDEQHPSFIDFISSFLSANSIRLNFVPIAPDFIFNCGGVSVAFIFLTNLDSKYLSPMFSRVQKLKGQFANLYVVIILPTKEQNDLFARSYFKYGMELGKPTFVPVQDLEMGFEKIVKIAHSRGVCKRQDAVTKLKVEKHSVQRMDLFLKVVTSIPGLDNHDANALNQAIGSVEAIAKASKEYILENTDLSADKAEIISRFFRDPKFYLGPKINRSEKQLI, from the exons ATGGCGAATTTGGAAGCAACCTATATAGATTCGACCGCTCAAAATCACTCAACTCTTACGAATTCAG GGGGTGGAGTGTGTATGATGAGAACCACATGGAGAGATGAACAACACCCATCTTTTATCGATTTTATCTCTTCCTTCCTCAGTGCTAACTCTATCCGTCTTAACTTCGTCCCAATTGCCCCG GACTTTATTTTCAATTGTGGAGGCGTTTCCGTGGCATTCATATTTCTCACGAACTTGGATTCCAAATACCTTTCACCAATGTTCAGCAG AGTTCAGAAACTGAAGGGGCAATTTGCAAATCTCTATGTTGTTATCATCCTCCCAACCAAGGAACAAAATGATTTGTTTGCTCGCTCTTACTTCAA ATATGGGATGGAGCTTGGTAAGCCAACCTTTGTGCCAGTACAAGACCTAGAGATGGGCTTTGAGAAGATTGTCAAGATAGCTCACTCACGTGGGG TATGCAAACGGCAGGATGCCGtaacaaaattaaaagttgag AAACATTCTGTGCAGCGGATGGACTTATTTCTGAAAGTGGTCACATCCATACCAGGCCTTGACAATCATGATGCAAATGCG CTTAATCAAGCAATTGGCTCGGTTGAAGCAATAGCCAAGGCATCGAAGGAGTACATTCTGGAAAACACAGACCTTTCAGCTGACAAGGCAGAAATAATTTCTAGGTTTTTCAGGGATCCGAAGTTTTACCTTGGTCCCAAGATCAATAGATCAGAGAAACAGTTGATTTAA
- the LOC122308240 gene encoding protein PARTING DANCERS isoform X3 → MANLEATYIDSTAQNHSTLTNSGGGVCMMRTTWRDEQHPSFIDFISSFLSANSIRLNFVPIAPDFIFNCGGVSVAFIFLTNLDSKYLSPMFSRVQKLKGQFANLYVVIILPTKEQNDLFARSYFKYGMELGKPTFVPVQDLEMGFEKIVKIAHSRGVCKRQDAVTKLKVEMHLTCAFTSIVCKEETFCAADGLISESGHIHTRP, encoded by the exons ATGGCGAATTTGGAAGCAACCTATATAGATTCGACCGCTCAAAATCACTCAACTCTTACGAATTCAG GGGGTGGAGTGTGTATGATGAGAACCACATGGAGAGATGAACAACACCCATCTTTTATCGATTTTATCTCTTCCTTCCTCAGTGCTAACTCTATCCGTCTTAACTTCGTCCCAATTGCCCCG GACTTTATTTTCAATTGTGGAGGCGTTTCCGTGGCATTCATATTTCTCACGAACTTGGATTCCAAATACCTTTCACCAATGTTCAGCAG AGTTCAGAAACTGAAGGGGCAATTTGCAAATCTCTATGTTGTTATCATCCTCCCAACCAAGGAACAAAATGATTTGTTTGCTCGCTCTTACTTCAA ATATGGGATGGAGCTTGGTAAGCCAACCTTTGTGCCAGTACAAGACCTAGAGATGGGCTTTGAGAAGATTGTCAAGATAGCTCACTCACGTGGGG TATGCAAACGGCAGGATGCCGtaacaaaattaaaagttgag ATGCACCTAACATGTGCATTCACTTCTATTGTTTGCAAAGAAGAAACATTCTGTGCAGCGGATGGACTTATTTCTGAAAGTGGTCACATCCATACCAGGCCTTGA
- the LOC122308241 gene encoding uncharacterized protein LOC122308241: MADSSKQLSKRLLFDRRYGWIIDEWKDPSEEALSGGRGMFCVVPLTKALTKTISQSISLAASSAVKALERTEQILPHVVQDGLNDHLHKFTSSLQSLELNSFFLKGNLQSHATGCSSHPDTESIESQTG; encoded by the exons ATGGCAGACTCCTCAAAGCAACTCTCGAAGCGCCTTCTTTTCGACCGTCGTTACGGCTGGAT AATTGATGAATGGAAAGACCCATCAGAAGAAGCTCTATCCGGAGGCCGGGGAAT GTTTTGCGTAGTGCCCCTGACAAAAGCTTTGACGAAGACGATTTCTCAGTCG ATTAGTCTTGCAGCAAGCTCTGCGGTGAAAGCTCTTGAGAGGACAGAGCAGATATTGCCTCACGTAGTGCAAGATGGTCTAAATGATCATCTTCACAAGTTCACGTCTTCTTTGCAGAGTCTGGAACTCAACTCTTTCTTCCTAAAAGGAAATCTGCAATCACATGCTACCGGTTGTTCATCCCATCCAGATACGGAAAGCATTGAATCACAAACGGGTTGA
- the LOC122307770 gene encoding uncharacterized protein LOC122307770 isoform X3, with the protein MALLPQFPVQRESLYTTTTSLLGMRTLLTLRPPPPPGPFSLYPHPASYNSSSFLSSFRPDKRFHFLAPCCSLKQTKKQRSGRAPRTAPQSIRWLFSNPKSDEEGGGGDKRGRDDEEGGLELEDDTEFKGTLLAGVLLVGLVGGFATAGYVYKDQINAFLSRFSTFIDGYGPAGYALFVAAYAGLEILAIPAIPLTMSAGLLFGSLIGTILVSISGTVSWFLFWLGMLPGTWAYVSAGALGRAIFQEESGVSLPGRNGQILTLGLGLLATALAAAYVARLTKDAVKDIE; encoded by the exons ATGGCACTGCTTCCTCAATTCCCAGTACAAAGAGAAAGCCTTTATACCACAACCACCTCTCTCCTTGGAATGCGCACCCTCCTCACTCTCAGGCCACCACCACCGCCAGGCCCCTTCAGCCTCTATCCTCATCCTGCTTCTTATAATTCTTCCTCATTCCTCTCCAGCTTCAGACCCGACAAGCGCTTTCACTTCCTCGCTCCGTGCTGTTCTTTGAAACAGACCAAGAAGCAGAGAAGTGGTCGTGCTCCCCGCACTGCCCCACAGAGCATCAGGTGGCTCTTTAGCAATCCAAAGAGCGATGAGGAAGGCGGTGGCGGTGATAAGCGAGGAAGAGATGACGAGGAGGGTGGATTGGAATTGGAGGACGACACTGAGTTTAAGGGTACCCTTTTGGCTGGTGTATTGCTGGTGGGATTGGTTGGCGGGTTTGCCACTGCTGGTTATGTCTATAAGGACCAGATCAATGCGTTCTTGAGTCGGTTCTCTACTTTTATTGACG GTTATGGCCCAGCTGGATATGCTTTATTTGTAGCAGCTTATGCAGGATTGGAA ATACTTGCGATTCCAGCTATTCCTTTGACCATGTCCGCTGGTCTTCTTTTTGGCTCTCTTATTGGCACTATCCTTGTCTCTATCAGTGGCACAGtgagttggtttctttt TTGGTTGGGGATGCTTCCAGGAACATGGGCTTATGTGAGTGCTGGTGCACTTGGGCGAGCCATTTTT CAAGAAGAATCTGGTGTGAGTTTACCCGGAAGAAATGGTCAGATATTAACCCTTGGGCTGGGACTATTGGCCACAGCACTGGCTGCCGCTTATGTGGCACGGCTTACCAAG GATGCTGTGAAAGACATAGAGTAG
- the LOC122307770 gene encoding uncharacterized protein LOC122307770 isoform X2 produces MALLPQFPVQRESLYTTTTSLLGMRTLLTLRPPPPPGPFSLYPHPASYNSSSFLSSFRPDKRFHFLAPCCSLKQTKKQRSGRAPRTAPQSIRWLFSNPKSDEEGGGGDKRGRDDEEGGLELEDDTEFKGTLLAGVLLVGLVGGFATAGYVYKDQINAFLSRFSTFIDGYGPAGYALFVAAYAGLEILAIPAIPLTMSAGLLFGSLIGTILVSISGTLVGDASRNMGLCECWCTWASHFSRRIWCEFTRKKWSDINPWAGTIGHSTGCRLCGTAYQGCCERHRVDSNIAIRH; encoded by the exons ATGGCACTGCTTCCTCAATTCCCAGTACAAAGAGAAAGCCTTTATACCACAACCACCTCTCTCCTTGGAATGCGCACCCTCCTCACTCTCAGGCCACCACCACCGCCAGGCCCCTTCAGCCTCTATCCTCATCCTGCTTCTTATAATTCTTCCTCATTCCTCTCCAGCTTCAGACCCGACAAGCGCTTTCACTTCCTCGCTCCGTGCTGTTCTTTGAAACAGACCAAGAAGCAGAGAAGTGGTCGTGCTCCCCGCACTGCCCCACAGAGCATCAGGTGGCTCTTTAGCAATCCAAAGAGCGATGAGGAAGGCGGTGGCGGTGATAAGCGAGGAAGAGATGACGAGGAGGGTGGATTGGAATTGGAGGACGACACTGAGTTTAAGGGTACCCTTTTGGCTGGTGTATTGCTGGTGGGATTGGTTGGCGGGTTTGCCACTGCTGGTTATGTCTATAAGGACCAGATCAATGCGTTCTTGAGTCGGTTCTCTACTTTTATTGACG GTTATGGCCCAGCTGGATATGCTTTATTTGTAGCAGCTTATGCAGGATTGGAA ATACTTGCGATTCCAGCTATTCCTTTGACCATGTCCGCTGGTCTTCTTTTTGGCTCTCTTATTGGCACTATCCTTGTCTCTATCAGTGGCACA TTGGTTGGGGATGCTTCCAGGAACATGGGCTTATGTGAGTGCTGGTGCACTTGGGCGAGCCATTTTT CAAGAAGAATCTGGTGTGAGTTTACCCGGAAGAAATGGTCAGATATTAACCCTTGGGCTGGGACTATTGGCCACAGCACTGGCTGCCGCTTATGTGGCACGGCTTACCAAG GATGCTGTGAAAGACATAGAGTAGACTCAAATATTGCAATTAGACATTAA
- the LOC122307770 gene encoding TVP38/TMEM64 family membrane protein slr0305-like isoform X1: protein MALLPQFPVQRESLYTTTTSLLGMRTLLTLRPPPPPGPFSLYPHPASYNSSSFLSSFRPDKRFHFLAPCCSLKQTKKQRSGRAPRTAPQSIRWLFSNPKSDEEGGGGDKRGRDDEEGGLELEDDTEFKGTLLAGVLLVGLVGGFATAGYVYKDQINAFLSRFSTFIDGYGPAGYALFVAAYAGLEILAIPAIPLTMSAGLLFGSLIGTILVSISGTVAASVAFLIARYFARDRILKLVEGNKKFLAIDKAIGENGFRVVTLLRLSPLLPFSLGNYLYGLTSVKFVPYVLGSWLGMLPGTWAYVSAGALGRAIFQEESGVSLPGRNGQILTLGLGLLATALAAAYVARLTKDAVKDIE from the exons ATGGCACTGCTTCCTCAATTCCCAGTACAAAGAGAAAGCCTTTATACCACAACCACCTCTCTCCTTGGAATGCGCACCCTCCTCACTCTCAGGCCACCACCACCGCCAGGCCCCTTCAGCCTCTATCCTCATCCTGCTTCTTATAATTCTTCCTCATTCCTCTCCAGCTTCAGACCCGACAAGCGCTTTCACTTCCTCGCTCCGTGCTGTTCTTTGAAACAGACCAAGAAGCAGAGAAGTGGTCGTGCTCCCCGCACTGCCCCACAGAGCATCAGGTGGCTCTTTAGCAATCCAAAGAGCGATGAGGAAGGCGGTGGCGGTGATAAGCGAGGAAGAGATGACGAGGAGGGTGGATTGGAATTGGAGGACGACACTGAGTTTAAGGGTACCCTTTTGGCTGGTGTATTGCTGGTGGGATTGGTTGGCGGGTTTGCCACTGCTGGTTATGTCTATAAGGACCAGATCAATGCGTTCTTGAGTCGGTTCTCTACTTTTATTGACG GTTATGGCCCAGCTGGATATGCTTTATTTGTAGCAGCTTATGCAGGATTGGAA ATACTTGCGATTCCAGCTATTCCTTTGACCATGTCCGCTGGTCTTCTTTTTGGCTCTCTTATTGGCACTATCCTTGTCTCTATCAGTGGCACA GTGGCAGCAAGTGTAGCATTTTTAATTGCTAGATATTTTGCTCGTGACCGCATTCTTAAACTTGTTGAAGGAAATAAAAAGTTTCTAGCAATTGACAAAGCAATTGGGGAAAATGGTTTCAGAGTCGTTACCCTCCTTCGTTTGAGCCCTTTACTTCCATTTTCATTGGGGAATTATTTATATGGATTAACATCTGTGAAGTTTGTACCATATGTGTTGGGAAG TTGGTTGGGGATGCTTCCAGGAACATGGGCTTATGTGAGTGCTGGTGCACTTGGGCGAGCCATTTTT CAAGAAGAATCTGGTGTGAGTTTACCCGGAAGAAATGGTCAGATATTAACCCTTGGGCTGGGACTATTGGCCACAGCACTGGCTGCCGCTTATGTGGCACGGCTTACCAAG GATGCTGTGAAAGACATAGAGTAG